In Musa acuminata AAA Group cultivar baxijiao chromosome BXJ2-8, Cavendish_Baxijiao_AAA, whole genome shotgun sequence, one genomic interval encodes:
- the LOC135618308 gene encoding nitrate reductase [NADH] 1-like, translating to MLTPAMAASIDNRRFGKAFVAPHRTSSRVRGCSFPPLLPLASAKEKVRCYGGLDDEDEDEEAAGWKKKYCGSHHEAEPAVRDPRDEGTADSWVERSPSLIRLTGKHPLNCEPPLGQLMHHGFITPVPLHYVRNHGAVPRADWETWTVEITGLVKRPVRLTMDELVRDFPPVEIPVTLVCAGNRRKEQNMVRQTMGFNWGPAAISTAVWRGARLRDVLRRCGIRDRKDGVLFVCFEGAEDLPGGGGSKYGTSLRREAAMDASRDVMLAYMQNGELLKPDHGFPVRIIIPGFIGGRMVKWLRRIIVAPQESNSYYHYKDNRVLPSHVDEELADAEAWWYKPEYIINELNINSVIIMPGHDEMLPVDASTIQKPYLMRGYAYSGGGRKVTRVEITYDGGETWLPCALHHHEKPNKFGKYWCWCFWSVAVEVTDLLGAKEVAVRAWDESLNTQPEKLIWNVMGMMNNCWFKVKVNVRRHQKDEIGLVFEHPTQPGSQTGGWMAPQKHLETSEVASMKKSVSTPFMSTSTKLYAMSEVREHASAASAWIVVHGHVYDCTAFIKDHPGGADSILVNAGSDCTEEFDAIHSDKARALLEAYRIGELAPSVNTFEASLRTTIREVSRPLALVSPHEKVQCKLVSRKAASRDVRLFRFALPSADQVLGLPVGKHIFLYATIDDKLCMRPYTPTSSVDEVGHFELLIKVYFKGENARFPNGGLMSQHLESLPVGSTLDVKGPFGHIEYTGQGNFLVQGKPRIAKRLAMIAGGTGITPVYQVIRAALQDPEDHTEMHLVYANRTAEDILLREELDGWAREHPAQLKAWYVISEVKQGERWRYSTGRVTESILRGHIPVGGSDDTLVLACGPPPMIQLAVVPNLEKMGYDTANSLLTF from the exons ATGCTTACTCCTGCCATGGCGGCGTCTATCGACAACCGACGGTTTGGCAAGGCGTTTGTCGCCCCACACCGCACCAGCTCCCGGGTGCGCGGCTGCAGCTTCCCTCCTCTCCTCCCCCTCGCCTCCGCCAAGGAGAAAGTACGGTGCTACGGCGGCCTGGACGACGAGGACGAGGATGAGGAGGCGGCGGGATGGAAAAAGAAGTATTGCGGCAGCCACCACGAGGCGGAGCCGGCGGTGCGTGACCCGAGGGACGAGGGTACCGCCGACAGCTGGGTGGAGCGTAGCCCCTCCCTGATCCGGCTTACTGGGAAGCATCCCCTCAACTGCGAGCCACCGCTGGGCCAGCTCATGCACCACGGGTTCATCACCCCTGTCCCGCTCCACTACGTCCGGAACCACGGGGCCGTCCCCAGGGCCGATTGGGAGACTTGGACGGTGGAGATCACCGGCCTGGTGAAGCGACCGGTCCGGCTCACCATGGACGAGCTGGTCCGTGACTTCCCCCCGGTCGAGATCCCGGTCACCTTGGTTTGCGCCGGGAACCGGCGCAAGGAGCAGAACATGGTGCGCCAGACCATGGGGTTCAATTGGGGCCCGGCAGCCATATCCACCGCGGTGTGGCGCGGCGCCCGGCTCCGGGACGTGCTACGCCGGTGCGGCATCAGGGACCGCAAGGACGGCGTCCTCTTTGTGTGCTTCGAGGGAGCGGAGGACCTCCCTGGCGGCGGCGGTTCCAAGTACGGGACGAGCCTCAGGCGTGAAGCGGCCATGGACGCGTCGAGAGACGTCATGCTCGCCTACATGCAGAACGGCGAGCTGCTTAAGCCGGACCACGGATTCCCGGTGCGCATCATCATCCCGGGCTTCATCGGTGGCCGAATGGTCAAGTGGCTCAGGCGCATCATCGTCGCACCGCAAGAGTCCAACAGCTATTACCATTATAAGGACAACCGCGTCCTTCCCTCTCACGTTGACGAGGAGCTCGCTGACGCCGAAG CTTGGTGGTACAAGCCGGAATATATCATCAACGAGCTCAACATCAACTCGGTGATCATCATGCCAGGACACGACGAGATGCTTCCCGTCGACGCCTCCACGATCCAAAAGCCCTACTTAATGAGAGGTTATGCGTACTCTG GTGGCGGAAGGAAAGTGACACGAGTCGAGATAACATACGACGGTGGGGAGACGTGGCTGCCGTGCGCGCTCCACCACCATGAGAAGCCCAACAAGTTCGGCAAGTACTGGTGCTGGTGCTTCTGGTCCGTGGCTGTGGAGGTGACGGACCTGCTCGGCGCCAAGGAGGTGGCGGTCCGGGCGTGGGATGAGTCCCTCAACACCCAGCCCGAGAAGCTCATCTGGAACGTCATG GGGATGATGAACAACTGCTGGTTCAAGGTGAAGGTGAACGTGCGCCGGCACCAGAAGGACGAGATCGGGCTGGTGTTCGAGCACCCAACGCAGCCCGGGAGCCAGACGGGCGGGTGGATGGCGCCGCAGAAGCATCTTGAGACGTCGGAGGTGGCGTCGATGAAGAAGAGCGTCTCTACCCCCTTCATGAGCACCTCCACCAAGCTGTACGCCATGTCCGAGGTGCGCGAACACGCGTCCGCTGCCTCCGCCTGGATCGTCGTTCACGGCCACGTCTACGACTGCACCGCCTTCATCAAGGACCACCCCGGTGGCGCCGACAGCATCCTCGTCAACGCTGGTAGCGACTGCACCGAGGAGTTCGACGCCATCCACTCCGACAAGGCAAGGGCCCTCCTCGAAGCCTACCGCATCGGCGAGCTCGCGCCCTCGGTTAATACCTTCGAGGCCTCCCTTCGTACCACCATCCGCGAGGTCTCGAGGCCCCTGGCTCTCGTTAGCCCCCATGAGAAGGTGCAGTGCAAGCTCGTGTCGAGGAAGGCCGCATCGCGCGACGTTCGCCTCTTCCGCTTCGCGCTTCCGTCAGCGGACCAAGTGCTGGGCCTCCCCGTCGGGAAGCACATCTTCCTCTACGCTACCATCGACGACAAGCTCTGCATGCGGCCATACACGCCCACGAGCTCCGTCGACGAGGTCGGCCACTTCGAGCTCCTGATCAAGGTCTACTTCAAGGGCGAGAACGCCAGATTCCCCAATGGCGGCCTCATGTCCCAGCACTTGGAATCGCTGCCGGTCGGCTCCACCCTCGACGTCAAGGGACCGTTCGGCCACATCGAGTATACCGGCCAAGGCAACTTCCTCGTCCAAGGCAAGCCGAGGATCGCGAAGCGGCTCGCAATGATCGCCGGCGGGACCGGGATCACGCCGGTGTACCAGGTGATCCGGGCGGCGCTGCAGGACCCGGAAGACCACACCGAGATGCACCTAGTGTACGCGAACCGGACGGCGGAGGACATACTGCTGCGGGAGGAGCTCGACGGCTGGGCGCGGGAGCACCCGGCGCAGCTCAAGGCGTGGTACGTGATCAGCGAGGTGAAGCAGGGCGAGCGGTGGCGGTACAGCACGGGGCGCGTCACCGAGAGCATTCTGAGGGGGCACATTCCGGTGGGCGGCTCCGACGACACGCTCGTGCTCGCCTGCGGGCCGCCACCGATGATCCAGCTTGCCGTGGTGCCCAATCTGGAGAAGATGGGGTACGACACCGCCAATTCACTACTAACGTTCTAA
- the LOC135619749 gene encoding uncharacterized protein LOC135619749 translates to MDRGEPALVPQWYKFPNGSTSNNALQSNSSKHSGLGSRDKSLGDQDRNLLRSLSSNGSAIYDKGSSGKSQAYSSFRRSRDRNQEKDFDSREREIKSVLVDNGFDHHDSFLGVGAEKDALRRSQSMIAGRQVNSWPKKLGSSGNNIVPSVGTVSGSISKTSFEKDFPSLRAEGKHGFSDTGDVSPLGLRTAVQSLPVVSSVIFGTSALAEVPVKVETNGSIISPVLQAAPTCQASAAGITMSGLNMAEALAQAPSQVGNTQSTVDTQRIEELALKKCKQLIPMTPSMPKASSCSLSEKTRSKIARGGDFSSLAKVGQQSHVNHTFRPSARSDIAKTAQVGNFHVLNREKNSISHVAKDGSGIGKVMDPTGLTSTVAVLPSKRRTDQNFRVDSKNGAVTYILLGERKLPSQSKNRNDFFNLLRKKSLTSPRAIPEASSTEPTSSLEKEVDNLQITSVNVRKNSLPSVLDCSTENGNVLNGDSCASDESENFDADNGEANPSSNTIVDPEEEAFLQSLGWDKNAWEEALTEEEIDAFLKKYEKRRPLKIVPTDLYANNLSGEDA, encoded by the exons ATGGACCGAGGTGAGCCGGCATTGGTTCCACAGTGGTACAAATTTCCAAACGGGAGCACTTCCAACAATGCCCTGCAATCCAACTCTTCCAAACATTCCG GGCTTGGCTCAAGAGATAAATCACTTGGCGATCAAGACAGGAACTTGCTAAGGAGTTTGAGCTCTAATGGTTCTGCAATTTATGATAAAGGCAGCTCTGGTAAATCACAGGCTTACAGTAGTTTCAGAAGGTCTCGAGATAGAAACCAGGAAAAGGATTTTGATTCCCGTGAGAGGGAAATTAAGTCAGTTTTGGTTGATAATGGTTTCGATCATCATGATTCATTTCTTGGAGTTGGGGCTGAAAAAGATGCCTTGAGGCGCTCCCAGTCCATGATAGCTGGAAGGCAAGTCAACTCCTGGCCTAAAAAACTTGGAAGTAGTGGAAATAATATTGTTCCTTCTGTGGGAACTGTAAGTGGCAGCATTAGCAAAACCTCGTTTGAGAAAGACTTTCCATCTCTTCGAGCTGAAGGGAAGCATGGTTTTTCAGACACAGGTGATGTATCACCTCTTGGCCTTAGAACTGCTGTTCAGAGTCTTCCCGTTGTTTCTTCGGTCATATTTGGAACTTCAGCTCTGGCAGAAGTACCGGTAAAAGTTGAAACTAATGGAAGCATAATCTCACCTGTCCTACAAGCTGCTCCCACATGTCAGGCATCTGCAGCAGGAATTACAATGTCAGGATTAAACATGGCAGAAGCATTGGCTCAGGCACCATCCCAAGTTGGTAACACTCAG TCAACTGTTGACACTCAGAGGATTGAGGAACTTGCTCTTAAAAAGTGCAAGCAACTAATACCCATGACGCCTTCGATGCCTAAAGCCTCG AGTTGCAGCTTATCAGAAAAGACAAGATCGAAGATAGCAAGAGGCGGAGATTTCAGTTCTCTTGCTAAGGTTGGCCAGCAATCACATGTGAACCATACTTTCCGACCATCAGCTAGATCTGATATTGCAAAGACAGCTCAAGTGGGAAATTTTCATGTTCTTAACCGAGAGAAGAATAGCATCTCTCATGTTGCCAAAGATGGATCCGGTATTGGCAAAGTTATGGACCCCACTGGTCTCACATCAACTGTTGCAGTTCTTCCTTCGAAGAGACGAACTGACCAAAACTTTAGAGTTGACAGCAAGAATGGTGCTGTAACTTATATCTTGCTTGGCGAAAGAAAACTTCCTTCTCAGTCAAAGAATAGGAATGATTTCTTCAATTTACTGAGGAAGAAATCGTTGACCAGTCCACGTGCAATTCCAGAAGCCAGCTCTACTGAACCGACATCAAGCTTGGAGAAGGAAGTTGACAACTTGCAAATCACTTCTGTCAATGTGAGAAAGAATAGCCTCCCATCAGTATTGGATTGTTCAACAGAAAATGGAAATGTTTTAAATGGAGATTCTTGTGCTTCTGATGAGTCTGAGAATTTTGATGCTGACAATGGAGAAGCCAATCCATCTTCCAACACCATAGTTGACCCAGAAGAAGAAGCGTTCTTGCAATCTCTTGGATGGGATAAAAATGCTTGGGAGGAAGCTCTGACAGAGGAGGAGATCGATGCTTTCCTTAAGAAG TACGAGAAACGAAGACCACTAAAGATTGTGCCAACAGATCTGTATGCGAACAACTTGTCCGGTGAAGATGCATGA